In Pseudophryne corroboree isolate aPseCor3 chromosome 7, aPseCor3.hap2, whole genome shotgun sequence, a single window of DNA contains:
- the SOCS1 gene encoding suppressor of cytokine signaling 1 has protein sequence MVAHSKVEADNAISDRRSQHLDASNSDRSQLQPARAIHNSPGRPIPATLLSDTHFRTFRSQSDFTVITKTSSMLDSCGFYWGPMTVNVAHDKLRLEPVGTFLIRDSRQKNCFFAISVTTAKGPISIRIHFQAGRFSLDGSKESFNCIFQLVEHYLLSPKKMLVSPLRKVRLRPLQDLCRKSILATFGRQNLDKIPVNRVLKDYLKSFPFQI, from the coding sequence ATGGTAGCACACAGCAAAGTGGAAGCAGATAATGCAATTTCAGACCGGAGATCTCAACACCTGGATGCCTCAAACTCTGATCGTTCCCAGCTGCAGCCTGCCCGAGCCATTCATAACAGCCCAGGACGTCCCATCCCTGCAACACTGCTTAGTGACACACACTTTCGTACCTTCCGCTCTCAGTCGGATTTCACTGTCATCACTAAGACCAGCAGCATGCTGGATAGCTGTGGCTTTTACTGGGGACCTATGACAGTCAATGTGGCCCATGATAAGCTAAGGCTGGAGCCAGTTGGTACTTTCCTCATTAGGGACAGCAGACAGAAGAATTGCTTTTTCGCCATCAGTGTCACAACAGCCAAAGGACCTATCAGCATCAGAATCCACTTTCAGGCTGGGAGATTCAGCCTAGATGGCAGCAAAGAGTCATTTAACTGCATTTTCCAGCTTGTGGAACATTATTTATTGTCTCCTAAAAAGATGCTGGTTTCTCCATTAAGGAAGGTCCGATTAAGACCTCTACAAGATCTCTGTCGAAAAAGCATATTGGCAACATTCGGGAGACAAAACTTGGATAAAATTCCTGTCAACCGGGTTTTAAAGGACTATTTAAAGTCTTTCCCGTTTCAGATATAG